CGGGCATGGACAAGGACGGGCGCGCGCTGCGGGCCTGGCCCGCGCTCGGCTTCGGGTTCGTCGAGGTCGGCACGGTGACCAGGCTGCCCCAGCCCGGTAACCCCCGGCCGCGGCTGTTCAGCCTGCCCGGCAGCGACGGGGTGATCAACCGGATGGGCTTCAACAACGCCGGTGCCGCCGCGCTGGCCGAGCGCCTGGAGTCGACCGGCAAGCCGCCGGTGCCGCTGGGCGTGAGCATCGGCAAGTCGAAGGCCGCGCCACTGGACGAGGCGGTCGCCGACTACCAGGAGTCGTTGCGGCTGCTGCACCCGCACGCCGACTACTTCGCGGTGAACGTCAGCTCCCCCAACACTCCCGGCCTGCGCAGCCTCCAGGACCGCGGGGCGCTGAGCGAGCTGCTCAACGAGCTGCAGGCCACCTCGGCCTCGCTCGCGGCGAAGGCGGGCAAGCTGGCCACCCCGCTGCTGGTCAAGGTCGCGCCCGACCTCACCGACGAGGCGCTCGCCGAACTGATCGAGGTGTGCGAGGAGCACGCCGTGTCCGGCCTGATCGCCACGAACACCACGCTCAGCCGCGAAGGCGTCATCCCGGCGGAGGCCTCGATCGCCGAGCAGGCGGGCGGGCTGTCCGGCCGTCCGCTGACCACCCGCGCGCGTGAGGTGGTCGCCTTTGTGCACAAGGAGTCCGGCGGCAGGCTGCCGATCATCGGCGTCGGCGGCATCATGTCCGGCGACGACGCCGCGCGCATGCTGGACGCCGGTGCGAGCCTGATCCAGCTCTACACCGGCTTCGCCCTGCACGGCCCCGGCCTGGTCCGCCGTGTACACCGGGGCCTGAGCGCCCGCTAGGCGGACCTCGCCTTCGCCGTGCTGAGGAAGCGGAGGTAGGCGCGCCAGTCCCGATAGGACGTCAGTTCGGTGCTCTCGGCCATCGGATCGCAGGTGATCGCGGGTAGCGACGTCCCGTTCTCCAGGCGCACCGGGGTGACCCGCAGCGGGGCACCGAGTCCGTCCCGCAGCTGCTCGAACCCGGCCGGGGAGACGGTCCACCGCTCCCCGGTCAGCGCCTGCGCACCGGGCATCACCCCGGCCTCAGGCCCGTCGAGCAGCACCATCCGGTACTGCGACGCGGTGAGCACGTCCCCGGCGTAGCGCGCGCCCAGTTCGGTCAGCCACGCGCTCAGCGGACGGCCCCGCACCTGCTCCCCGAACACCACGAACTCGACGCTGGTGGCCGCGTACGGCTCCCCGGCCGGCGCCGCGGTGAGCAGCGAGGCCAGGTCCAGCGCCAGCTGCTCCTCGTGGGCCGCCGTGGCCAGCGTGATGCCGAACGGTTCCCCGGCGACCTCCCCCAGCGGCACCGACACCGTCGGCAGCTCCGGTGCGGCCAGGTCCAGCGAGAACGGGGTGAGCAGCACGTCGAACGGCTCCCCCAGAGACCCCAGAGCCTGGATCCGCATGCCGGACGCGGCGAAGGCGGTCACCACGGCCTCGAACGACCGCCGGATGGCCACCGGCAGCGGCGCGAGTTCGGCCGCACCCGGCACGGCCACCCGCGGGTGCTCCCCGGCGGACAGCCGGAACGAGGCGGGCCAGGCGTCGGCGGCTGTCGCCGTGCCCATGGCGAGACGGGCCAGGGTCAGCTCCCGCGCGTAGAACACCGGTGCGTCCGGAATGAGCCCCGGCGTGGCCCGCAACACGAACGCGGCTTCCCGGTGCGGGATGCCCGACTCCACGCCCAGATCGGCGGCCCCGGAGACAACAACGGCCGGTACCGAGGTTTTCCCGGCCCGGCCGAGCACCACCGCTCCAGCCTGCGTCAGTCTTTGCACGGCGACCGCGCTGACCTCGGCGAGACCGGTATCGCCCGGCAATCCGGCGATCGCCGTGGTGGCGCCGGCGGCGAGCAGGTGCCCGGCCAGCGGCAGGTCCTCACCCGCCCGTACGCGTTCGTCGATGGCCTTGGCCTCGACCAGGACGTCCTCTTCGGAACGCAGGGTTTCCCAGTCACCCGCGCGATCGGTTTCGGCGAGGCGCTCGTAAGCGGAGATCACCCGCTGGAAAGCACTCGGCGGTGCCGTGGATACCGGCTCCGGTTCGGGAGGAAGTGTGTTCACAGCCGCCGTCCTTTCCTCGTGGGGGACCCGCGATCAGCGCACTGGCACCCCCGGAATGGATGTGGACATGAGGAAAACGGTAGGCAACGGCGATTGCGACGGAAACGTCCATTCGGTTACGTACGTGTTTCACTCCGTCACAGAGTGACACCGGGTGAGCACCGTGTCCATACCTGTCCACAAAGGACGGCTGGATTCAAGAACCCAGCTCACGCAGGGCGATCGCGAGACCGGCCAGGCGGTCGGTGGCGTCGGTGAGGGCTTCCTTCGAGGTGCCGATGCCGTCACTGCTCGCGGCGACCGTGCGACCGGCCGCGGCGACCAGCGCGCCGAAGCCCTCCAGCCCGTCGTCGAGCTGCTCGGCCAGGGTGCGGACGGCACCGTCCAGCGCGGCCCGTTCGCCCTGCGGAGCGGCGTTGCGGGCGCGTTCGATGGCCTGGATGCGGGCCGCCAGCCCGCGCAGGCTCTTCGCGGCCTCGTCGGCGGTGTTGCGGGCGTCCTCGACGGACACCTCGGGCACCGCGGTGACCCCGGTGGTGCTCGGCACGGCCAGCTGCCGCAGCAGCTCCCGCAGCGAGGCCTCCGACTCGGCGAGGCGCTCCATCGGACGGCGGGCCGCCGAGCCGGACGGCGGCAGCGGCGGTGGCGCGGTGCTGACCGGGACCTCCATCCGGTTCAGCTGCCGCAACCGCGTCGCCGAGCGCACACCAAGGGTGCTGAAGGCGATCGCGCCGGCGGCGCCGCCGAGCACCGGCGGGGTCATCAGCGCGGCGGTGGCCGAGGCGGCCGCGACAAAACCGGCCACCACCACCAGCACGCTGATCAGGGCCAGCACCAGCCACAGGGTGGCGGCCCTGGACGCCCGCCGCTTGCGCCGTTCCAGCTTGGCGGCGGGATCGTTCCACTGCACCCACTTCGCCTTGAGCCCGTCCACCGCGGGCGCCGAAGCGAAGTCGGGCAGATTCGGCAGGTTCGGCAGGTTCGGCAACTTGGGCACGGGCAGCGACGGCTTCCGGGCAGGCTCCTGCCCGTCGGCGGCAGGCGGGTACACCTTGCGGTAGACCTGCGGGTCCCGCTGCTCGCCCGGCTTCGTGCCGTCGGCGTTCGGCGGCAGGTACTTCTGCAGCTTCTCCTGGGCGCGCTGAGCGTAGTCGGGCAAGCGTTCGATGTGCTTTTCCAGCTTCGCGCTGAGTTCGCCGAAATCCCGCTTACCCGACCCCATCACCACTCCCCTGCGGCCTCGCGAACTCTCAGGCCTGGTTCTTCTGCTGCTCGGCCTGGACCCGCTGCTGGATCTCCTGCTGGATGTTCGCGTTGGACTTGGCCGCGGCGGCCTGCTCCTTGGCCGCTGCCGCGGTCTGGGAACCACTGGTCACCTGGGCGACCGAATCGCCCTTCATCGAGGCGCGGATCTGCTCGAGCCGCGAGTGCCCGGCCAGCTGCGTGGTCGAGTGCTGGACCTCCAGCATGCGCCCCTGCACCGAGTTCTGCGCCAGCTCGGCCGAGCCCAGCGCGGTGGTGTAGCGCTTCTCGATCTTCTCGCGCACGTCCTCCAGCGAGGGCGTGTTGCCCGGCGCGGCCAGCTGCGACATCTGGTTCAGCGAAGCGGAGACCTGCTCCTGCATCTTCGCCTGCTCCAGCTGCGAGAGCAGCTTGGTGCGCTCGGCCAGCTTCTGCTGCAGCATGCTGGCGTTGCGCTCGACGGCCTGCTTCGCCTGGGCGGCGGCCTGCAGCGACTGGTCGTGCAGGGTCTTCAGGTCCTCGATGTTCTGCTCGGCCGTGACCAGCTGGGCCGCGAAGCCCTCCGCCGCGGTCTCGAACTCCTGGGCCTTCTGGTCGTCGCCCTTGGCACGCGCCTCGTCGGCGAGCACGAGCGCCTGCCGGGTCGACGCCTGCAGCTTCTCCACCTCGCCGAGCTGGCGGTTGAGCTTCATCTCCAGCTGCCGCTGGTTGCCGATCACCGAAGCGGCCTGCTGGGAGAGCGCCTGGTGCTGGCGTTGCGCCTCCTCGATGGCCTGCTGGATCTGCACCTTGGGGTCGGCGTGCTCGTCAACCTTCGACGAGAACGACGCCATCAGGTACTTCCAGAACTTCACGAAAGGGTTGGCCATCTCCTCCGCCTGCCTTCTTGCGTCCCACTGGTCCTGTCACCGGGTGCGCTGCGCGCCCGTTGGTCGAACCGGCCCTCCCCCATACCTGGCGGGCGATCGATCCGAACAGGCAACGTTCCGTACCCGTTGTTGGGTTCCATCGTGTCAGGTTGACCGCCGTCGTTCCAGGCGACCCCGGGGTAATTCAGGGATGGCCCCTACCGAGAGCTACCAGCCCGAATACCGGAAGTGGGGCAGCTCCCGCGCTCGAACGCGAGACCTGCCCCACATCTGCCGTTGGACGGCAATGCTCTTCCGTGGCTCAGGCGGCGACGATCGCCGCCAGTTCCGGGGTGGTGATGGTGGTACGGAGCGTGGTCGACATCCGCGGCGGCGAGAGGCGGAGATCGGCCAGATCGTTACCGATCACCTCGGGCACCGGCCGGCCACCCTCGAAACCGCGTTCGGCCGAGGCCGTCTCCACCGGCTTGGCGCCACCGCGCTCGGACCGGTCGAGGGTCTCCTCCACCTTGTCCAACGCGGACACGTCGGCGGCCACCTTGTGCAGAAGCTCGCTCAGCGGCAGCTCGAGCGCCTCGCAGATCGAGGCGAGCAGCTCGCTGGACGCCTCCTTCTGCCCCCGTTCGACCTCGGACAGGTAGCCCAGGCTGACTTTGGCGGCGCGGGAGATGTCGCGCAGCGTTCGCCGCTGGTTGGTGCGGGCATGACGGAGCCGATCACCGATCGCCTCACGCAACAGCACGGTCATCGCGCGCCTCCCTTCCATCGATCTGTGTCCACGTTACCCAGAGAACTCGGTGGATAGCATCAGTACACACGTACGTCCGCCAAGGGCGAACGCCGATTTCAGGTTATTTGTTCCCCCAGCAGGCCCAGCGCGGCCGCCACCGAGCCCGCTCGCACGGCCCTCCGATCGCCGGGAATCCGCAGCTCACGGGTGATCGTACCGGCCGGTCCGGCCAGCCCGAGATGGACCGTGCCTGGGGAAACACCGTCCTGCGACGCCGGTCCGGCCACGCCGGTCAGGCCGATGCCCCAGTCGGCTCCGCAGCGTGTTCGCGCCCCGTCGGCCAGCTGCGCGGCCACCTCCGGGTCGACCGCGCCGCGAGTGGCGAGCAAGTCCGGGTCGACCCCGGCCAGAGCGGCCTTCAGCTCGGTGGCATAGACGACGAGCCCGCCGCGCACCACCGCGCTGGACCCGGGCACCTCGGTCAGCGCCGCGCAGACCAGGCCCGCGGTCAGCGACTCGGCGGTGGCGACCGTCTCACCGCGCCGGAGCAGCGCGGCGATCACCTCGTGCGCGTTCGCGGGGCTCATGACGCCGAGCCGGTCCGATCACCCAGCGCTCGCAGCTTCAGCGCGCGGATCAGGTAGTCGACCCCGGTGACCACGGTGAGCACCAGCGCCAGGCCCATCAGCGCCCAGCCGACAAAATCGGCCGAGGCGGGCAGCGGCAGCAGGTAGACGGTGATCGCGGCGATCTGCGCCATCGTCTTCGCCTTGCCACCGCGGCTGGCCGGGATCACCCCGTGCCGGATCACCCAGAACCGCAGCAGGGTGACGCCGATCTCGCGGACCGCGATCACGATGGTCACCCACCAGCCCAGCTCGCCGAGCACGCTCAGCCCGACCAGCGCGGCGCCGATCAGCGCCTTGTCCGCGATCGGGTCGGCGATCTTGCCGAAGTCGGTGATCAGCCCGTACTTGCGCGCCACCCAGCCGTCCACCTGGTCGGTGAACGAGGCCACGGCGAACAGCGCGGTGGCCACCGCGCGCCAGAAGGTCTCGGTGCCGTCACCGGCGAACAGCGCGGCGACGAACAGCGGCACCAGCACCAGCCTGGACAGCGTGAGCAGGTTCGCCACGTTGAGCGTGGGAACCGGCGTCGGTTCCGGCAGCTCCACCGGCCGCGGCGCCGGCGGGGGGCCGGTTTCGCCCTCGGCCGGTTCGCTGGGCGCGGCACTCACCGGTCCGCGCCCGCCGGACGCACGATCAGGTCCACTCCGGCGGAGTCGGTCACCTCGCAGCGCACGAACTCCCCGACCTCGCGCTCACCGGCGTCGACGAGCACGCACTCGCCGTCGACCTCGGGCGCCTGGTGCGCGGCGCGGCCGGTGACCTCACCGTCTTCGACCGACTCGATCAGCACGTCCACGAAGTCGCCGACCCGCTCTTCGGCCCGCTGCGTGGTCAGCTCCTCGACCAGCGCCGAGATGCGCGCGACCCGCTTGGCCACGGTCTCCTCGTCGAGCTTGCCGTCGAAGCCCTCGGCCTCGGTGCCGTCCTCGTCGGAGTAACCGAACACGCCGACCGCGTCCATCCGCGCGCCGATCAGGAACCGCTCCAGCTCCGCCACGTCGGCCTCGGTCTCGCCGGGGAAGCCGACGATCACGTTGGTGCGGATGCCCGCGTCCGGCGCGTACTCGCGGATCTGCTCGATCAGCGCGAGGAACGAGTCGGTGGAGCCGAACCGGCGCATCCGGCGCAGCACGGTCTCGCTGGAGTGCTGGAAGGACAGGTCGAAGTAGGTGGCGACGCCCGGCGTGGTGGCGATCGCCTGCACCAGGCCCGGCCGGGTCTCGGCGGGCTGGAGGTACGACACGCGCACGCGCTCGATGCCGTCGATCTCGGCCAGTTGCGGCAGCAGCAGCTCCAGCGCCCTGGTGCCGCCGAACTCGCGGCCGAAGTCCTTGCCGTACGAGGTGGAGTTCTCACTGACCAGGAACAGTTCCTTGACGCCCTGCTCGGCCAGCCAGCGCGCCTCGGCGACCAGCTCGTCCGGGCGGCGGGAGACGAACGAGCCGCGGAAGGACGGGATGGCGCAGAACGAGCAGCGGCGGTCGCAGCCGGAGGCGATCTTCAGCGCGGCCACCGGCGAGTCGTCCAGCCGGGTGCGCAGCACACGCGGGCCCCAGCCCTCCTGCGCGTGGCCGGGCAGTGCCACCTCCTGTGCCGCGGCCGGGCGCTGGACCGGGCTGATCGGCAGCAGGTTGCGGCGGTCGGCGGGCACGTGCGAGGGCACGGCGTGGCCGGAGACGATGTCGCCGAGCCGCTCGGCCAGGTCGGGGTAGTGGTCGAAGCCGAGCACGGCGTCGGCCTCGGGCAGGCTCTCGGCCAGCTCCGCGCCGTACCGCTCGGCCATGCAGCCGACCGCGACCACCTTCGCGCCGGTGTCGGCGGCGGCCAGCAGGGTGTCCACCGAGTCCTTTTTGGCCTGCTCGACGAAGCCGCAGGTGTTCACCACGATCACGTCGGAGCCCTCCGGCTCCTCGGCCAGCTCCCAGCCGCCGGCCGCCAGCCGGCCGGCCAGCTCCTCGGAGTCGACCTCGTTGCGGGCGCACCCGAGGGTCAGCAGCGAGACCCGCCGCGGGCTGGACGAAGCGTTCGTGGTGGAAGAAGGCACGAGGATCAGCGTAACTGTCGTCGCTCAGAGCGCCGGTCTAGGTTGGCGGACGTGCCAATGAAGCCTGAAGCGAGCCAGGTCCTCGTCCGCCGTGCCCTGATCGCCGACGTGCGTGAGATCAAGCAGCTGGTCGACGCGGACGCCGG
The genomic region above belongs to Amycolatopsis sp. YIM 10 and contains:
- a CDS encoding CinA family protein — translated: MSPANAHEVIAALLRRGETVATAESLTAGLVCAALTEVPGSSAVVRGGLVVYATELKAALAGVDPDLLATRGAVDPEVAAQLADGARTRCGADWGIGLTGVAGPASQDGVSPGTVHLGLAGPAGTITRELRIPGDRRAVRAGSVAAALGLLGEQIT
- the rimO gene encoding 30S ribosomal protein S12 methylthiotransferase RimO produces the protein MPSSTTNASSSPRRVSLLTLGCARNEVDSEELAGRLAAGGWELAEEPEGSDVIVVNTCGFVEQAKKDSVDTLLAAADTGAKVVAVGCMAERYGAELAESLPEADAVLGFDHYPDLAERLGDIVSGHAVPSHVPADRRNLLPISPVQRPAAAQEVALPGHAQEGWGPRVLRTRLDDSPVAALKIASGCDRRCSFCAIPSFRGSFVSRRPDELVAEARWLAEQGVKELFLVSENSTSYGKDFGREFGGTRALELLLPQLAEIDGIERVRVSYLQPAETRPGLVQAIATTPGVATYFDLSFQHSSETVLRRMRRFGSTDSFLALIEQIREYAPDAGIRTNVIVGFPGETEADVAELERFLIGARMDAVGVFGYSDEDGTEAEGFDGKLDEETVAKRVARISALVEELTTQRAEERVGDFVDVLIESVEDGEVTGRAAHQAPEVDGECVLVDAGEREVGEFVRCEVTDSAGVDLIVRPAGADR
- a CDS encoding quinone-dependent dihydroorotate dehydrogenase; the encoded protein is MLFDNLVRPALYRLSKNDAELVHERTVTALGRLSAADPVLRALHRVYHAERPVKVFGVQFPNPVGLAAGMDKDGRALRAWPALGFGFVEVGTVTRLPQPGNPRPRLFSLPGSDGVINRMGFNNAGAAALAERLESTGKPPVPLGVSIGKSKAAPLDEAVADYQESLRLLHPHADYFAVNVSSPNTPGLRSLQDRGALSELLNELQATSASLAAKAGKLATPLLVKVAPDLTDEALAELIEVCEEHAVSGLIATNTTLSREGVIPAEASIAEQAGGLSGRPLTTRAREVVAFVHKESGGRLPIIGVGGIMSGDDAARMLDAGASLIQLYTGFALHGPGLVRRVHRGLSAR
- a CDS encoding helix-turn-helix domain-containing protein, with protein sequence MTVLLREAIGDRLRHARTNQRRTLRDISRAAKVSLGYLSEVERGQKEASSELLASICEALELPLSELLHKVAADVSALDKVEETLDRSERGGAKPVETASAERGFEGGRPVPEVIGNDLADLRLSPPRMSTTLRTTITTPELAAIVAA
- the pgsA gene encoding CDP-diacylglycerol--glycerol-3-phosphate 3-phosphatidyltransferase, whose protein sequence is MSAAPSEPAEGETGPPPAPRPVELPEPTPVPTLNVANLLTLSRLVLVPLFVAALFAGDGTETFWRAVATALFAVASFTDQVDGWVARKYGLITDFGKIADPIADKALIGAALVGLSVLGELGWWVTIVIAVREIGVTLLRFWVIRHGVIPASRGGKAKTMAQIAAITVYLLPLPASADFVGWALMGLALVLTVVTGVDYLIRALKLRALGDRTGSAS
- a CDS encoding PspA/IM30 family protein; the protein is MANPFVKFWKYLMASFSSKVDEHADPKVQIQQAIEEAQRQHQALSQQAASVIGNQRQLEMKLNRQLGEVEKLQASTRQALVLADEARAKGDDQKAQEFETAAEGFAAQLVTAEQNIEDLKTLHDQSLQAAAQAKQAVERNASMLQQKLAERTKLLSQLEQAKMQEQVSASLNQMSQLAAPGNTPSLEDVREKIEKRYTTALGSAELAQNSVQGRMLEVQHSTTQLAGHSRLEQIRASMKGDSVAQVTSGSQTAAAAKEQAAAAKSNANIQQEIQQRVQAEQQKNQA